CGGTTCCCGTGGCCTGTCGGGCTTTCGGGCATCCGCACGCCCGGCGCCGGACCAGAAGGAGAGGTAGGAGGTCAGGAAGAGCAAGGCGGGCACCAGGTACACCATCGCCATGCTCGACTTCCGGATCACCCAGTCCAGGAGCTCCTTCTCCCGGGCCGTATACAGCGTGATCCCGAGCCGAGCCGAGGCGTAACCCTCCGCCGCCCACTCCAGCTGCACGATACACACGGCGATCATCACGAGGAAAACCAGCGCCAGGGCGAGCCCGCAAACCTTCGCCCGAGCGGACCAGTGCCTGGCGGACACCGAGAGGGCCAGAGCCAGGGAGGCCACGATGCTGACGTGCAGGTTCCCGCAGTCCAGATGCGACAGCGGCTGCGAGACTCCCGTGATGTAGCTGTGATATGTGATGCTGTTGCCGTGGGTGGTGAGCGCGGTGAGGATGGGCGGATGCTCGACGAGCGGGAGCACTCTCTCGGCCGCGGCGGCCAGCAAACGGATGAACAGTCCCTGCAGAGGAAGCCAGAGCACGTAAGTCAGGGCGTAGAGGGCCCCGACTCGAAGGAGAAAGCTAAGCAGTCGCCTGGTCGCGTGGACGAACGAAGAGCTCCGCCCAGAAGACCCAGACGGCCATCGTAAGCGCGATGACGAGGGCCTGCCAGCCATAGAGATGCACCCAGTCGAACAAGTCCGGCCAATAGGCTCCGCAGAGCATCATGGTCACGACGCGAATCAGGTTGATCAGGAAGATGGCGGGGATCCCGATCAGGATCCCCCAGCCCTTGTCGCGCCAGCGGCTCGGGAACGCCAGGACGGCGGCGACATAGATGTAGGTCGGCTGGAGTCCGTCGCACGCCCCCTCGACGGACGCGCCGAAGCCGCCAAAGCTCAGGTCGTGTCCCGAGGCTGCGGCCTCTCCGAGGAGCGCCAGGATCGATGCCGAGAGGGTCGCGATCAGCCTGGTGAGACGTTCATGAAGGACGACTCCGATCAGCCGGGTCGATGTGAGGGATGAGAAGAGAAGGATCAGGCCGAGAAAGACCAGACAGAATCGCACCGTCACGCGGACGGAAGCCCTCCCGGGCCTCTCCGGGTCGGCGATGGAGCCGTTCTCGCGGACAGGAAGCCCCTTGGCGCGAGCCCCTCGATGGTGATTCTTCAATGTCCCGCTCTCCGGCCTCGGGATTCTCCGGGATGCGGCGCAACCCACGACTCTCAGATTGACGCGAATTGTACTCCAAACGGGAGAGGAGGGTAATGGGCCAAATTAGCCCACTACCGGAGAGGAGCGGGAGGTTGACACCCCCCTGCTCGTCCACTAAAATTCGGCGCGGATTCCGGGATCGTCTAACGGTAGGACACGTGGCTCTGGACCACGGTATCGGGGTTCGAATCCCTGTCCCGGAACCACAAGCGGGCGTGGCGCTATCGTCTAGGGGTTAGGACGGATGGTTCTCAGCCATCAGACCGGGGTTCGAATCCCCGTAGCGCTACCAGCTTTCCCTCTTTCGCAGCCCCTCCGCTGAACCGGCTCGTCCTCACGATGGTCGCGAGCGCCGCCCTGTCCGCGGCCGGGCTGTCGTCCGCCTGCGGGGCGCCTTCCGCCGAGCGGGCGACGGGGGACGTGGCCCGGGCGGTCGAGGCTTCGCTGAAAGGCGGGACAGAACGCTTCGACCATGCCGCGTGGGGGCGGCTTCTCGAGAAGGGAACGGCGGATGGCCTGGTCGACTATCGCTTCATGCGCGACCACCGGGCGGAGCTCGCGGCCTACCTGAGGGCGGCCTCGGATGCCCCTCTGGCTCGCCTGGCCCCGGGCCACCTGGAGGCGCTCCTGATCAACGTCTACAACGCCGTCACGGTGGCGTCGATCCTCGATCATCCGCGCGTCGCTTCGATCAAGGACATCCCGGGGGTCTGGACGGAGCGGCGGCACCGGGTCGGCGGCTTCGACCTGACGCTCGACGAGATCGAGCACCGGATCCTGCGGCCGTTCTTCAAGGACCCAAGGATCCATTTCGCGCTGAATTGCGCGTCGCGCTCGTGCGCGCCCTTGCCGGCCTGGGCGTACGACGGCGATCGCCTGGAGGCGCAGCTCGAGGAGCGGGCCCGCGCCTTCCTGGCCGATCCGAGAAACGTCCGGGTCGAGGGATCGAAACTGCTGGTGTCTCGCTACTTCGACTGGTACGGATCGGACTTCACGGCCGCCGGCTGGCGAGGGACGGCGGCCTCGATCGCGGCCTACGTGGCGCGCCATGCCGCGCCCGAGGTCGCCCGGTTCATCGAGAGGCAGGCGGGGAAGCCGCCGATCGGGTTTCTCGAGTACGACTGGTCGCTGAACGAGGCCCGGCCGAGTGCTCGGACAGGACCCTAGCCCTTCAGGAGGGCGGCGACACGCAGCAGCTCGGCGCAGGCCTTCTCGACCAGGGCGGCGCTCTTCGGGTCCTTCAGGCGGCCGGCCTCGTCGAACGCCTGATCGGCATGGGGGATCTGAATGGTCTGGGGAAGGACGATGGCGTGCAGGGCGTTCAGCACCTGGCGGACGGCGAGCACGCCGCGCACGGCGCCGAACTGTCCCGGCGAGGCGCCCATCAGAAGCGCGACCCTTCCCCGGAACGGATTGCCGGGAGGCCGGGAGGCCCAGTCGATGGCATTCTTGAGCGTCCCGGGGACCGAGTTGTTGTATTCGGGTGTGGCGATCAGCAGGGCGTCGGCGGCGGCGATCCGCCCTTTGAACCGGAGCGCCGCTTCGGGGAGCCCCTCGCGGGATTCGATGTCGCCGTCATACAGGGGCATCGGGACCTCTTTCAGGTCGAGCCGGTCGAGGTCGGCCTTGCCCTGCAGCGACTCGAGGGCCACCGCCAGGAGCTTGCGATTGAGCGAGCCGGCGCGCAGGGAGCCGGCGAAAGCCAGGATCTTCATGCCGCGATACTACCCTATGATCGGGACATGAGAAGCTGTCCCGGCCGCGAAGCGGAGATGCTCGTCGTGCTGCACGCGGAGCACGAAGGGCCGGGACTCCTGTCACCGGCCCTCGAGGCCTGCGGCCTGGAGATCCGTCTCGTGCGCACCTTTGCGGGGGAGGCGGTGCCGCGCTCGGCGGACGGCGCGGCCGGAGTCGTCATCATGGGGGGCCCGATGGGCGTCTACGAATCGGAACGGCATGCGCATCTGCGGGACGAAATCCTCCTGGCGGGGGACGCCCTGCGCCGCGGCCTGCCGATCCTCGGAATCTGCCTCGGTTCGCAGATCCTCGCGGCGGCCGCCGGCGCGCGCGTCTACGCGGGGGCGGCGAAGGAAATCGGCTGGTTCCCCGTCACCTTGACCGGGGCCGGGCGCGCCGATCCGGTCCTGGGCGTGTTCCCGTCCGGGACCGTCTTCTTCCACTGGCACGGCGACACGTTCGACCTGCCGGCCGACGCCGTCCTGCTCGCCTCGACCAGCCTGTATCCGCACCAGGCGTTCCGCCTCGGCGCGTGCGCCTGGGGCGTGCAGTTCCATCCCGAAGTCACTCCGGAGATGGTCGACCGGTTCGTCGAAGCGGGCGCCCCGGAATCGGTCGACTTCGGAGGGGCCGAGGGGGGAGAGAGGATGCGCGTCGAGGCGAGGCGTCACTCGCCCCCCCTCGCCGGGCGGATCGGCGCGATGGTCCGGGGATTCTGCGGGGTGTCCCGGCTCCGGGCTACTTGACTCGCGCCTGCCTGACCCGGCGGTAGACCTCGAGCGGATCGCCGAGCGGCGGCCAGCCCAGGACGGCGAGGGCGTCCTGCACGTAGTCGGTGCGCCGCATCCCCACCAGGACCGACGTCACGCCCGGCGTGCTGCCGAGCACCCAGATCGCCTTGCGGGACAGCGGCTCGCCGCGCCGCGAGGCGGGCAGGAGCGGGTCGATGGTGTCGGTGACCGAGGCGCTGCGCGAGCGGCTGCGCTTCGAGGCCTCGCGGGCGATCGCCTGCAGCAGCCCCTCGAGCGACGGCAGGCAGCGGCTCCACCATTGCGCCCACCGGCCCTGCAGATCGGCCGGGATCTCGCGACCCATGGCGCGCGCCGTGTGGTTGATCCGCGGGACGACGTACTGCTGCTCCACCTGCCGCCAGTGCTCCAGGTCCTCGATCTGGTCGGGAAGTCCGGCGAGCTGGTCGATGAGGTCGAAGAACGGATCCACGGCGTCCTGCGGCGTCCCGGCCGGCGTGGCGATCTGGGTGCGGTACTCCTCCTCGAGACTCTTCAGCTCCGCCGTCCGGTCCTCGATCGTGCCGGTCTCCGGGTCGGCCTCGCCGCCGGCCAGGCGGATGAGGCGATTGCCGACGATGGCGTTCAGCGGGCGGTTGACCAGGACGGCGAGGCCGGCCGCGCCGGCAGCGTCCAGGGCCGTCTGCCCGCGCTCCGGGCCGGTGTTGAGGAGAAGCGCGCCGCCCGATTCGAGCAGGTTCATCGGGAGCTGCAGCACGCGGAAATGATGGTCCGGTCCGCCCGCCTCCACCGCCGCCTTCAGGATGAACGACACCGAGGTGGCCTCGGGGTCGTCCGCCGCTGCTCCGGCGGTGTTCGACGACACGCCGTAGCAGCCGATCGTCCCGCGGCGCACCGCCTCCTCCAGGAACGCGAACGCCTCCCCGAGGCGCCTGTAGAACTCGGCGCGCAGCACGTCGAGAGCCTCGCCCCGGCGGTGCTTCTTTGCGTCGGAGAAGAAGTACTCCGGGTTGTGCAGCAGGCAGACATCGAGGGACTCGAGGCGCAGCCGCGCCAGCGATCGCTCCAGCTGGTCCCCCAGGAACTCGGGATGGATGCAGTGCCAGCACCCGTCCATGTATTTCACCATGCCGGGGAAAGGGGCGCCGGCCTGCTCGCGGTCCATCGCCAGCCGCAGGTTCTCCCCCTGGACGTAGCCGATCTTCGAGACCACGGCCACCGCCTCGCGGCGCAGGCGGCCGTCGCGGGTCAGCTCGTGCAGGACGTCGCCGATCAGCCGCTCGCTGCCCCCGTCGGTGTAGTTGGTGGAGGTGTCGATCAGGTTGCAGCCCGAGAGCAGGGCCGTCCGGAGGGCCTGCCGGTGCTCCGGGGTCTCGTCGTCGACGCGGTAGGAGCCGAAGCCGACCCGGCTGACCAGGAGTCCCGTGCCTCCGAGCGGCGCCTGGCCGTGGGGCGCATGGGTCGTGAAAGCCGCCAGGTGCGCCCGTGTCGCCTCGGCCGTCGCACGTCCCGGAAGGCGAGACCCGTCCATTCAGGCCTTCCCACGGTAGGCGAGCACGCGGCGCACGAAATCCTCCCTCGAGGCGCGGACGTGCAGGTGCCGCTCCTCGACCACCGGCAGGGACGGAAGACGCTCCCGCAGGGCGCGGGCGAAGAGCCCCTGTCCCACGAGCGCCGGCGCTCCGCGGCGTCCCGTTCCGTGCAGGGGGACCCTTTCGAGACCGCAGGACGGTGACCGGCTCTTGAGCACGAATCCGCGGAGGCCGGACTTCTCGAGCTCCCGCAGGCGGCTCAGGGCCCAGGCATTCATCCGGTCGGTGATGTCGACGCGCGTCCGGCGGAAGACCAGACGGGGCGCGGCGCGGCCTCGCTCGAGACGGAGCGGCTCGCGCGGCACTCCGAGGCCGACCTCGACTTCGGGACAGACCGGGACGAGCTCGAACAGCCGGCCGAGGGTCGTCAGGATCGAGCGATCGCGCTTGTGGCCGCCGTCGTATCGCACCTCCCGGCCGAGAAGGCAGGCGCTGATCCCGACCTTGATGCGCCTCACCCTTTCTTGATCAGGGTCTTGAGGTACGCCACGAGCGCGTCGAGGTCGTCGGCCGGCAGGCTGGGATAGGCCATCATCTTGGAATCGGGCTTCACCGACTTCGGATTGGTGATGTACTTCTTGAGGTCGTCGGCCGACATCTTGTCGCCGACGCCGTCGAGAGGGTTCCTGGGGTTCCCCTTGCCGGCGATCGAATGGCACATGCTGCATTTCTTGGCGGCGTAGACCTGCTGCCCCTTTTCGGCCGCCGGCTTCGATCCCTCGTCGGC
The sequence above is drawn from the Candidatus Polarisedimenticolia bacterium genome and encodes:
- the xrtH gene encoding exosortase H, which translates into the protein MTVRFCLVFLGLILLFSSLTSTRLIGVVLHERLTRLIATLSASILALLGEAAASGHDLSFGGFGASVEGACDGLQPTYIYVAAVLAFPSRWRDKGWGILIGIPAIFLINLIRVVTMMLCGAYWPDLFDWVHLYGWQALVIALTMAVWVFWAELFVRPRDQATA
- a CDS encoding DUF547 domain-containing protein, with amino-acid sequence MVASAALSAAGLSSACGAPSAERATGDVARAVEASLKGGTERFDHAAWGRLLEKGTADGLVDYRFMRDHRAELAAYLRAASDAPLARLAPGHLEALLINVYNAVTVASILDHPRVASIKDIPGVWTERRHRVGGFDLTLDEIEHRILRPFFKDPRIHFALNCASRSCAPLPAWAYDGDRLEAQLEERARAFLADPRNVRVEGSKLLVSRYFDWYGSDFTAAGWRGTAASIAAYVARHAAPEVARFIERQAGKPPIGFLEYDWSLNEARPSARTGP
- a CDS encoding NAD(P)H-dependent oxidoreductase → MKILAFAGSLRAGSLNRKLLAVALESLQGKADLDRLDLKEVPMPLYDGDIESREGLPEAALRFKGRIAAADALLIATPEYNNSVPGTLKNAIDWASRPPGNPFRGRVALLMGASPGQFGAVRGVLAVRQVLNALHAIVLPQTIQIPHADQAFDEAGRLKDPKSAALVEKACAELLRVAALLKG
- a CDS encoding gamma-glutamyl-gamma-aminobutyrate hydrolase family protein (Members of this family of hydrolases with an active site Cys residue belong to MEROPS family C26.), which translates into the protein MRSCPGREAEMLVVLHAEHEGPGLLSPALEACGLEIRLVRTFAGEAVPRSADGAAGVVIMGGPMGVYESERHAHLRDEILLAGDALRRGLPILGICLGSQILAAAAGARVYAGAAKEIGWFPVTLTGAGRADPVLGVFPSGTVFFHWHGDTFDLPADAVLLASTSLYPHQAFRLGACAWGVQFHPEVTPEMVDRFVEAGAPESVDFGGAEGGERMRVEARRHSPPLAGRIGAMVRGFCGVSRLRAT
- a CDS encoding aldo/keto reductase encodes the protein MDGSRLPGRATAEATRAHLAAFTTHAPHGQAPLGGTGLLVSRVGFGSYRVDDETPEHRQALRTALLSGCNLIDTSTNYTDGGSERLIGDVLHELTRDGRLRREAVAVVSKIGYVQGENLRLAMDREQAGAPFPGMVKYMDGCWHCIHPEFLGDQLERSLARLRLESLDVCLLHNPEYFFSDAKKHRRGEALDVLRAEFYRRLGEAFAFLEEAVRRGTIGCYGVSSNTAGAAADDPEATSVSFILKAAVEAGGPDHHFRVLQLPMNLLESGGALLLNTGPERGQTALDAAGAAGLAVLVNRPLNAIVGNRLIRLAGGEADPETGTIEDRTAELKSLEEEYRTQIATPAGTPQDAVDPFFDLIDQLAGLPDQIEDLEHWRQVEQQYVVPRINHTARAMGREIPADLQGRWAQWWSRCLPSLEGLLQAIAREASKRSRSRSASVTDTIDPLLPASRRGEPLSRKAIWVLGSTPGVTSVLVGMRRTDYVQDALAVLGWPPLGDPLEVYRRVRQARVK
- a CDS encoding DUF523 domain-containing protein is translated as MRRIKVGISACLLGREVRYDGGHKRDRSILTTLGRLFELVPVCPEVEVGLGVPREPLRLERGRAAPRLVFRRTRVDITDRMNAWALSRLRELEKSGLRGFVLKSRSPSCGLERVPLHGTGRRGAPALVGQGLFARALRERLPSLPVVEERHLHVRASREDFVRRVLAYRGKA
- a CDS encoding cytochrome c, which translates into the protein MRHSLVLGTALAVGLGLAAAQADEGSKPAAEKGQQVYAAKKCSMCHSIAGKGNPRNPLDGVGDKMSADDLKKYITNPKSVKPDSKMMAYPSLPADDLDALVAYLKTLIKKG